In Aedes albopictus strain Foshan chromosome 3, AalbF5, whole genome shotgun sequence, the following are encoded in one genomic region:
- the LOC109433351 gene encoding pickpocket protein 28-like: protein MQQVQVHPFQHIHQTLLGKLTPNTVMPGIISTLKRLNREWRKENSIFAYRYLADRSLTIFERIFWLGLLITTCIVCCLSVYCMYIKWCENPVVIAYAPRLLPVSTIPFPAITICPLIKSRVEAFNLSKVHDIVSKGAPLDNFRERQLRALAHVCPCSSHWRNYSTVTDESIVKTLQNMSLHFDETLAMCFWRTKPTPCRKLFTETLVDDGICYTFNELLPNETYRRNAISRDFTSFVTAARPSSWTLESGYDVHAGLKSFPHRALAHGFLSGLVVMPMVRKVDQEFLCMGPYTGYKFAVHAPGEVPLTGDKFYRLSTLKSLTLTVTPRIAKTSKELRSVAPTRRRCYFNDERPLRFFRTYSANNCFLECIANFTLAKCNCVKFSMPRTADTKVCDASKIECYFNIYQDMYQHKISNALAGRFENRCNCLPPCNSLEFDVEMSQFPFNFHQMATAMRLPQYDSVDPAVMFVGLKMRHYLPMWRREMMGITDAIAKFGGIFALLMGASMLTLAEFMYYYCVRPLRREKMRGGRVRNDRTMDAFHAE, encoded by the exons ATGCAACAAGTTCAAGTTCATCCATTCCAGCATATTCATCAAACACTGCTTGGGAAGTTGACACCGAACACGGTTATGCCAGGGATAATTTCCACATTGAAGCGCTTGAATAGAGAATGGCGGAAGGAAAATTCAATATTCGCTTACCGATACCTCGCCGACCGAAGTCTGACAATATTCGAAAG AATATTTTGGCTCGGCTTACTAATTACAACTTGCATAGTGTGCTGTTTGTCAGTCTATTGCATGTATATCAAGTGGTGTGAGAATCCTGTGGTAATTGCTTATGCGCCACGACTTCTACCAGTGTCTACAATTCCTTTTCCGGCGATTACAATATGTCCGTTGATAAAATCCCGTGTCGAAGCGTTCAACCTCTCGAAAGTTCACGATATTGTGAGCAAGGGTGCACCACTAGATAACTTCAG AGAAAGACAGTTGAGAGCCCTTGCACACGTGTGTCCTTGCTCCAGTCATTGGAGGAACTACAGCACCGTGACGGATGAATCTATAGTGAAAACgttgcaaaacatgtcacttcATTTTGATGAGACACTAGCGATGTGCTTCTGGCGCACAAAACCAACACCATGTCGAAAACTATTCACGGAAACTCTGGTGGACGACGGCATATGCTATACATTCAACGAACTTCTTCCGAACGAGACATACCGAAGGAATGCAATTTCTCGTGATTTTACAAGTTTTGTTACAGCTGCAAGGCCGTCAAGTTGGACATTGGAATCGGGATATGATGTGCATGCTGGGTTGAAATCTTTTCCACATCGTGCCTTGGCTCATGGATTTTTATCCGGATTGGTCGTAATGCCCATGGTCAGAAAAGTTGATCAGGAGTTCTTATGCATG GGTCCTTACACCGGATACAAGTTTGCAGTACATGCTCCGGGTGAAGTTCCGTTGACTGGGGATAAGTTCTACCGTCTCAGCACCCTCAAATCTTTAACGCTAACAGTAACGCCTCGCATAGCCAAAACTTCCAAGGAACTTAGATCAGTTGCTCCGACAAG ACGCAGATGCTACTTCAACGATGAACGTCCCCTACGTTTCTTCAGAACGTACAGCGCAAACAACTGCTTCCTGGAGTGCATTGCCAACTTCACACTGGCCAAGTGTAACTGTGTGAAGTTCTCCATGCCCCGGACAGCCGACACCAAAGTTTGCGATGCTAGTAAAATCGAATGTTACTTCAACATCTATCAGGACATGTATCAACATAAGATTTCGAACGCCTTGGCCGGTCGCTTCGAAAACAGATGCAACTGTTTGCCTCCGTGCAATTCGCTGGAGTTCGACGTCGAGATGTCCCAGTTTCCGTTCAACTTTCACCAGATGGCGACTGCCATGAGATTGCCGCAGTACGATTC TGTTGATCCGGCGGTGATGTTCGTTGGACTAAAAATGCGTCACTATCTGCCAATGTGGAGGCGTGAAATGATGGGAATCACCGATGCGATCGCGAAGTTTGGCGGGATTTTCGCTTTACTGATGGGTGCCAGTATGCTGACTTTGGCCGAGTTTATGTATTACTACTGCGTTCGTCCACTGAGAAGAGAAAAAATGCGAGGTGGGAGGGTTCGTAATGATAGAACAATGGACGCGTTTCACGCAGAATAA